In the genome of Streptomyces collinus, one region contains:
- a CDS encoding adenosine deaminase, protein MERVRDVSELPKAHLHLHFTGSMRPSTVLELADKHGVRLPDALTEALVGGEPPRLRATDERGWFRFQRLYDAARSCLREPEDIRRLVREAAEEDVRDGSGWLEIQVDPTSYAPRLGGLIPALEIILDAVETTSRETGLGMRVLVAANRMKHPLDARTLARLAVRYADRGVVGFGLSNDERRGMARDFDRAFGIAREAGLLSAPHGGELAGPSSVRDCLDDLGATRVGHGVRAAEDPRLMKRLADRQVTCEVCPASNVALGVYEKPEDVPLRTLFEAGVPLALGADDPLLFGSRLAAQYEIARRHHGFTDAELAEVARQSVRGSAAPEDVKTKLLAGVDDWLAS, encoded by the coding sequence ATGGAGCGTGTACGTGATGTCTCTGAGCTGCCGAAAGCCCATCTGCACCTGCACTTCACCGGGTCGATGCGGCCCTCGACCGTGCTGGAACTGGCCGACAAGCACGGGGTGCGGCTGCCCGATGCGCTGACCGAGGCGCTGGTCGGCGGGGAGCCGCCGAGACTGCGGGCCACGGACGAGCGGGGCTGGTTCCGCTTCCAGCGGCTGTACGACGCGGCGCGTTCGTGCCTGCGGGAGCCGGAGGACATCCGGCGGCTGGTGCGGGAGGCCGCGGAGGAGGACGTGCGGGACGGGTCGGGGTGGCTGGAGATCCAGGTCGACCCGACGTCGTACGCGCCGCGGCTTGGCGGGCTGATTCCGGCGCTGGAGATCATCCTGGACGCGGTGGAGACCACGTCGCGGGAGACCGGGCTCGGGATGCGGGTGCTGGTCGCGGCGAACCGGATGAAGCACCCGCTGGACGCGCGGACGCTGGCACGGCTGGCGGTGCGGTACGCGGACCGGGGCGTGGTCGGGTTCGGGCTGTCGAACGACGAGCGGCGAGGGATGGCGCGGGACTTCGACCGGGCGTTCGGGATCGCGCGCGAGGCCGGGTTGCTGTCGGCTCCGCACGGCGGTGAGCTGGCGGGTCCGTCGTCGGTACGGGACTGTCTGGACGACCTCGGGGCGACCCGGGTGGGCCACGGGGTGCGGGCCGCGGAGGACCCGCGGCTGATGAAACGGCTGGCGGACCGGCAGGTGACGTGCGAGGTGTGCCCGGCGTCGAACGTGGCGCTCGGGGTGTACGAGAAGCCGGAGGACGTGCCGCTGCGGACGCTGTTCGAGGCGGGCGTGCCGTTGGCGCTGGGCGCGGACGACCCGTTGCTGTTCGGCTCGCGTCTTGCCGCGCAGTACGAGATCGCGCGGCGGCATCACGGGTTCACGGACGCGGAGCTGGCGGAGGTGGCCCGGCAGTCGGTCCGGGGTTCGGCCGCCCCGGAGGACGTGAAGACGAAGCTGCTGGCGGGCGTGGACGACTGGCTGGCGTCGTAG
- a CDS encoding DUF3291 domain-containing protein: MPTLPWTVPNTPPRDTEVHVFASRFETRTLWGALRFLAGTPAVWRQVRRSPGAYGATLMAKPFKRTFWTLSAWESKDALHAFVRAGAHGPASRGLAPQMKDSAFTTWQVSSDDLPLSWSEALRRLP, translated from the coding sequence ATGCCCACTCTTCCCTGGACCGTCCCGAACACCCCGCCCCGCGACACCGAGGTGCACGTCTTCGCCTCCCGTTTCGAGACCCGCACGCTGTGGGGAGCCCTGAGATTCCTCGCCGGAACGCCCGCCGTCTGGCGGCAGGTCCGCCGGAGCCCCGGCGCCTACGGAGCGACCCTGATGGCGAAGCCCTTCAAGCGGACCTTCTGGACCCTGTCGGCCTGGGAGTCCAAGGACGCGCTGCACGCCTTCGTCCGCGCGGGTGCCCACGGCCCGGCCTCCCGGGGCCTCGCCCCCCAGATGAAGGACTCGGCCTTCACCACCTGGCAGGTGAGCAGCGACGACCTCCCGCTCTCCTGGTCCGAGGCGCTCCGCCGTCTGCCCTGA
- a CDS encoding pyridoxal phosphate-dependent aminotransferase — protein sequence MSAATPPTERRVSARVGAISESATLAVDAKAKALKAAGRPVIGFGAGEPDFPTPDYIVQAAIEACSNPKYHRYTPAGGLPELKAAIAAKTLRDSGYEPDVSEILVTNGGKQAIYEAFAAILDPGDEVIVPAPYWTTYPESIRLAGGVPVEVVADETTGYRVSVEQLEAARTEKTKVVLFVSPSNPTGAVYSEQETEAIGRWAVEHGLWVMTDEIYEHLVYGGASAVSLPAVLPELRDKCVVVNGVAKTYAMTGWRVGWIIGPKDVVKAATNLQSHATSNVSNVAQAAALAAVSGELDAVAKMREAFDRRRKTIVRMLNEIDGVVCPEPEGAFYAYPSVKALVGKEIRGRRPKDTVELAALILEESEVAVVPGEAFGTPGYLRLSYALGDEDLVEGVSRIQKLLAEARD from the coding sequence ATGAGCGCTGCAACCCCTCCCACCGAGCGCCGGGTCTCCGCCCGAGTCGGCGCGATCTCCGAGTCCGCCACCCTCGCCGTGGACGCCAAGGCCAAGGCCCTCAAGGCCGCCGGGCGGCCGGTGATCGGCTTCGGCGCCGGTGAACCCGACTTCCCGACTCCGGACTACATCGTCCAGGCGGCCATCGAGGCCTGCTCGAACCCGAAGTACCACCGCTACACGCCGGCCGGTGGCCTCCCCGAGCTGAAGGCCGCGATCGCCGCGAAGACCCTGCGTGACTCGGGCTACGAGCCGGACGTCTCGGAGATCCTGGTCACCAACGGTGGCAAGCAGGCCATCTACGAGGCCTTCGCCGCGATCCTCGACCCGGGCGACGAGGTCATCGTGCCCGCGCCGTACTGGACGACGTACCCGGAGTCGATCCGGCTGGCCGGGGGTGTCCCGGTGGAGGTCGTCGCCGACGAGACGACCGGCTACCGGGTGTCCGTCGAGCAGCTGGAGGCTGCGCGCACGGAGAAGACGAAGGTCGTCCTCTTCGTCTCCCCGTCCAACCCGACCGGCGCGGTCTACAGCGAGCAGGAGACCGAGGCCATCGGCCGCTGGGCCGTCGAGCACGGCCTGTGGGTGATGACCGACGAGATCTACGAGCACCTCGTCTACGGCGGCGCCTCCGCCGTGTCGCTGCCGGCGGTGCTGCCCGAGCTGCGCGACAAGTGCGTCGTGGTCAACGGTGTCGCGAAGACGTACGCGATGACCGGCTGGCGTGTCGGGTGGATCATCGGCCCGAAGGACGTCGTCAAGGCCGCGACCAACCTGCAGTCGCACGCGACGTCGAACGTGTCCAACGTCGCCCAGGCCGCCGCGCTGGCCGCCGTCTCCGGCGAGCTGGACGCCGTCGCGAAGATGCGTGAGGCGTTCGACCGGCGCCGCAAGACCATCGTGCGGATGCTGAACGAGATCGACGGCGTGGTGTGCCCGGAGCCGGAGGGCGCGTTCTACGCGTACCCGTCCGTGAAGGCGCTGGTCGGCAAGGAGATCCGGGGACGGCGGCCCAAGGACACGGTCGAGCTGGCCGCGCTGATCCTGGAGGAGTCCGAGGTCGCGGTCGTGCCCGGTGAGGCGTTCGGCACGCCCGGGTACCTGCGGCTGTCGTACGCGCTGGGTGACGAGGACCTGGTCGAGGGCGTGAGCCGGATCCAGAAGCTGCTGGCGGAGGCGCGGGACTGA
- a CDS encoding UDP-N-acetylmuramate dehydrogenase, with product MQELHDAPLAPLTTFRLGGPATRLVTATTDDEVMAAVREADEAGTPLLLIGGGSNLVIGDKGFEGTALVIATKGFSLDGTSLELAAGETWTDAVARTVEAGLAGIECLAGIPGSAGATPIQNVGAYGQEVSSTITEVVAYDRRTGETVTLANEDCAFSYRHSRFKSDPERYVVLRVRFALEDAEGLSAPLRYAETARALGVEPGDRVPLTRARETVLKLRAGKGMVLDPEDHDTWSAGSFFTNPILTDTDFAQFRARVRERLGDGVEPPAYPAGEGHTKTSAAWLIDKSGFTKGYGDGPARISTKHTLALTNRGSATTEDLLALAREVVAGVHEAFGITLVNEPVTVGVSL from the coding sequence GTGCAGGAACTCCACGACGCCCCCCTCGCCCCGCTGACGACCTTCCGGCTGGGCGGCCCCGCGACCCGGCTGGTCACCGCCACGACGGACGACGAGGTGATGGCCGCCGTCCGCGAAGCCGACGAGGCGGGCACCCCGCTGCTGCTCATCGGCGGCGGCTCGAACCTGGTCATCGGCGACAAGGGCTTCGAGGGCACCGCCCTCGTCATCGCCACGAAGGGCTTCTCCCTCGACGGCACGAGCCTGGAGCTCGCGGCCGGCGAGACCTGGACCGACGCGGTCGCCCGTACGGTCGAGGCGGGTCTGGCCGGCATCGAGTGCCTGGCCGGCATCCCCGGCTCCGCGGGCGCGACCCCCATCCAGAACGTCGGGGCGTACGGCCAGGAGGTCTCCTCGACCATCACCGAGGTCGTCGCGTACGACCGCCGCACCGGCGAGACGGTCACCCTGGCCAACGAGGACTGCGCCTTCTCCTACCGCCACAGCCGCTTCAAGTCCGACCCCGAGCGCTACGTTGTCCTGCGGGTCCGCTTCGCCCTGGAGGACGCCGAGGGCCTCTCCGCCCCCCTCCGGTACGCCGAGACGGCCCGAGCCCTCGGAGTGGAGCCCGGCGACCGCGTCCCCCTGACGCGGGCCCGCGAGACGGTGCTCAAGCTGCGCGCGGGCAAGGGCATGGTCCTGGATCCGGAGGACCACGACACCTGGTCGGCAGGGTCCTTCTTCACCAACCCGATCCTCACGGACACGGACTTCGCGCAGTTCCGCGCACGCGTGCGTGAGCGGCTCGGCGACGGGGTGGAGCCCCCGGCGTACCCGGCGGGTGAGGGCCACACCAAGACCTCCGCGGCCTGGCTGATCGACAAGTCCGGCTTCACCAAGGGCTACGGCGACGGACCGGCCCGCATCTCCACGAAGCACACGCTGGCGCTCACGAACCGGGGGAGTGCGACCACCGAGGATCTCCTCGCCCTGGCCCGCGAGGTCGTGGCCGGAGTCCACGAGGCCTTCGGAATCACCCTGGTCAACGAGCCGGTGACGGTCGGAGTCAGCCTGTAG